In Salmo salar chromosome ssa14, Ssal_v3.1, whole genome shotgun sequence, the sequence ACCTCTCATTCACTCCCATCCTAATTCTCTATCTATCTCAAAATCTCTCCTTGAATTTCTTCCTTCACATTTCTTCATCATCCCATCCCTTTCGCGCTCCATCAATCATGTTGTTCCCATGGCGGaacggagagacagggagacggaGATAGAGAAATATGAAGAAAGAGATATGAAAAAAATGgaggatacagagaaagagagagatggaggagcagATAGGTCTGGGAAGCTGCAGCCATGCTAACAGTCaccaggaggagagtagtggagagcACCCATGTCTTTCCATCAGCTGCGCagacccttccttccttccttccttccttccttccttccttccttccttccttccttccttccttccttccttccttccttccttccttccttccttccttccttccttccttccttccttccttccttccttccttccttccttccttccttcctccctccctccatccattcatccatccccctccctccttctctcctccctcctccctcccacgTTCTTCTGCGTTTAGCTGTGGTATATGAGTGGTTCTCCTGGGTCTGGCTCACTGCAGTGTAGGGAAGGGTAGCGCTGCTGCATGTACAATGCGCTGAAGGATGGTGCACCAGGAGAAACGTGTCTaccaggtgtgtgtttggttctaGTATAATGTATACCATGCATTCAAATAGCGTATGTGTTAGGTTAATATAGGTATGTTACGTCAATGTGTGGgttatgtgtacgtgtgtgaatTTATCATGTGAGGGCGTGTCCGTGTATATATTTGACCtgattgtgtgtgtatttgcgacTACATACATTAGCCTGTAGTTTTTGCTGtgccatcctgtgtgtgtgtgtacatttctaGTCTGTATGCTTCTTTTGGTGTGCATTTATGCATAGGTGCTGTTTCTCCTAGGTGGGTGTGAACACATTGCACATCGCATGAGAGTTTGTTTAAGAGTAGGCTTATGCCATGCTTTTTACAGTTCAGTAATACATAGCATATACTTAAAACATCATACAGTGTGTGCTGTTTATGTTTCATATGGGCTATATGGTCTAACTACCCAGTAGGATAGTACCTGGCTGCGTGTGTAGATGGTCTAACTACCCAGTAGGATagtacctggctgtgtgtgtagatggtctaactacccagtaggatagtacctggctgtgtgtgtagatggtctaactacccagtaggatagtacctggctgtgtgtgtagatggtctaACTACCCAGTAGGATAGTACCTGGCTGCGTGTGTAGATGGTCTAACTACCCAGTAGGACagtacctggctgtgtgtgtagatggtctaactacccagtaggacagtacctggctgtgtgtgtagatggtctaactacccagtaggatagtacctggctgtgtgtgtagatggtctaactacccagtaggatagtacctggctgtgtgtgtagatggtctaactacccagtaggatagtacctggctgtgtgtgtagatggtctaACTACCCAGTAGGATAGTACCTGGCTGCGTGTGTAGATGGTCTAACTACCCAGTAGGATagtacctggctgtgtgtgtagatggtctaactacccagtaggatagtacctggctgtgtgtgtagatggtctaACTACCCAGTAGGATAGTACCTGGCTGCATGTGTAGATGGTCTAACTACCTAGTAGGATAGTACCTGGCTGTGAGTATAGATGGTCTAACTACCCAGTAGGACagtacctggctgtgtgtgtagatggtctaACTACCCAGTAGGACAGTACCTGGCTGTGAGTATAGATGGTCTAACTACCCAGTAGGATagtacctggctgtgtgtgtagatggtctaactacccagtaggacagtacctggctgtgtgtgtagatggtctaactacccagtaggacagtacctggctgtgtgtgtagatggtctaactacccagtaggatagtacctggctgtgtgtgtagatggtctaACTACCCAGTAGGACAGTACCTGGCTGTGAGTATAGATGGTCTAACTACCCAGTAGGATAGTACCTGGCTGCGTGTGTAGATGGTCTAACTACCCAGTAGGACagtacctggctgtgtgtgtagatggtctaAGTACCCAGTAGGACAGTACCTGGCTGTGAGTATAGATGGTCTAACTACCCAGTAGGACagtacctggctgtgtgtgtagatggtctaACTACCCAGTAGGACAGTACCTGGCTGTGAGTATAGATGGTCTAACTACCCAGTAGGATagtacctggctgtgtgtgtagatggtctaactacccagtaggatagtacctggctgtgtgtgtagatggtctaACTACCAAGTAGGACagtacctggctgtgtgtgtagatggtctaactacccagtaggacagtacctggctgtgtgtgtagatggtctaactacccagtaggacagtacctggctgtgtgtgtagatggtctaactacccagtaggatagtacctggctgtgtgtgtagatggtctaactacccagtaggacagtacctggctgtgtgtgtagatggtctaactacccagtaggacagtacctggctgtgtgtgtagatggtctaactacccagtaggacagtacctggctgtgtgtgtagatggtctaactacccagtaggatagtacctggctgtgtgtgtagatggtctaactacccagtaggacagtacctggctgtgtgtgtagatggtctaactacccagtaggacagtacctggctgtgtgtgtagatggtctaactacccagtaggacagtacctggctgtgtgtgtagatggtctaactacccagtaggacagtacctggctgtgtgtgtagatggtctaactacccagtaggacagtacctggctgtgtgtgtagatggtctaactacccagtaggacagtacctggctgtgtgtgtagatggtctaactacccagtaggacagtacctggctgtgtgtgtagatggtctaactacccagtaggacagtacctggctgtgtgtgtagatggtctaactacccagtaggacagtacctggctgtgtgtgtagatggtctaACTACCCAGTAGGACAttacctggctgtgtgtgtagatggtctaACTACCCAGTAGGATAGTACCTGGCACGGTCTCCAGTGGGAGGAGACTAGAGTGGGTGGAATGTTGGTTGCTTCCTTTACAATGGAAGTGTCCATCTGTGATTTATGACGTTACATCACAGCCCATCTGTGTTCTGtttgtttctatgttggtgcatgtgcgtgttcatgtgtgtgtttgtgtgtgtgttgttgtatttctgtgtttgtgAGTGCTTATGTGTGGTATGGGCAATGTATAATAGATTTGAGAGGAGTATGTATTTATTGTGATGTTTGTGTGTTGCAGTGATGTAAGAGTGCATGTGTTGGCACAGTCTACGAGTGGGCAGGAGAAAGTGTGGATAGAGTCTaaattggtttgtgtgtgtgtgtgtgtgtgtgtgtgtgtgtgtgtgtgtgtgtgtgtgtgtgtgtgtgtggatgcgcATGTGATACAGCACACACTACTAGTAGGCCTGAGGGATGTGGGCCCAGTAATGGACTCTAAATATAACATTTGTGTGGAAAAACTGGAAAGGAAAATCACGTTTACTGTAACACGATGCATTTTCTTTGGTTCTCTTTCTATATGGTTGCAGGAGCAGGTCTTAGAGAAGATAGTATGTCAACCTAAAAGCTATATGTCATAAACAACCTGCCCAGGACAAAATGCGCTTTGGATATAGTGGGTAGAGAggaaaaaaaaagagaaatagagagaggggtggataatAGAATGAATAGTCAGGAGAGGAAGATGGGAAGCAGGaaatagaagagaggagaggaaagatgagATGAAATCAATGCGAGGCGACTGGACATTTACTGGCCCTTCAAaatgtccagtgagtgtgtgttgatCACAGAGATCCTATCAAATGACTCAAATTCCTGATTCTCTGGTGTTGACGGACATTATTGATGACCTCACAATAGGCAGCCTGTCTACTGAAGGCTATTGATGGCGACCTCGATGAGTGTTTCTTTATCGCTCCGCCTCTCACTGTTGACGACTAGGCTACAATAGTGAATAGGAGGGACGTGTGTCTATTTATGTGGCGTGTTTCTAAAAATACATATGGGTGCCCTTCTCTCCATCTACAAAAGGTCTTTGATCTATGTGGGGTGAAAGTTTGGCATGGATGGAGTATTTTTATACGTTCAAGTGTGATCCTATTAGTGGTGTATGGTATATTGTGCTATATGTGATGTGTATGCGGTATGTGTATGATATGGTATTTGTGTGATAAGTGTATGTGTGATgcattcatttgtgtgtgtgtgtgtgtgtgtgtgtgtgtgtgtgtgtgtgtgtgtgtgtgtgtgtgtgtgtgtgtgtgtgtgtgtgtgtgtgtgtgtgtgtgtgtgtgtgtgtgtgtgtgtgtgtgtgtgtgtgtgtgtgtgtgtgttcctcctggCGTGCTTAGCTCTTTCCCTTCTCTTCGCGGCTCATTGAGTCAACAGTGATTTCACCTCCAGCATGAACTCAGATTCCATTGCCAcgctccatccatccctccttctccatTTCTCCACTCATCTCTTCTCTTTGTGTGCTTGTGTGACCATGCTCCAATTCTACATCCCCCTATTGCTTTGCTTTAAGCAGGAGCGTGCGTCATATattttcatttctctctctcgttctatttCACTTGCTCCGAATAGTTTAATGTGGTCCAATCCTCTTAGTTTGCTGTGTCTCTTAAAGAAGCCAATACATGGAAAAATCCATCTTTATCATCAGGGTTTTTACTGCAGGTTTATTGTTGTACTGTTGTGGTATTATATTGGAGTATTATTGGAGTATTGATCTGTTCTATATGGCTCTACCTCCACCAGGCCCAGAGGAATGACAGAGAGTCCATCAGGCAGAAGCTGGCTCTTGGCAGTTTCTATGACGACGAGGAGCCAGTCATCTACAACAGCTGCGGCAAGAACGGCCTTCCCGCCCGGTGGGTTATAAAAGCATCATTATACAAACGTTGAGAGTCAGTTGTACAGCACCCTTTCCACCACTAGAGGATGTGGTGCTGTACAGCGCAGTGAGTATTTGACATACTTTCTAATTGAAAAGAGCTAGGCACAGGTCTAGGATTAGCTTATCCCCTGTCAAACGCAGACCGGCTCAGATCAGCGTCTTTAGGGAGAGACTCATCCTTGAATAGAGAGTACTCAAATATAAACCATGTGGGATTGGTGAGTATTACATCTAGCCAACAGGCAGGCAAGGTGGATTTACTACCAAATTACAccgagcaaaaatataaacgcaacatgcaaaaattcctagattttactgagttacagtacatttaaggaaatcagtcactttaaatgaattcattaggccctaatctatggttttcacatgattgggaatatagatatgcatctgttggtcacatacacccccccccccccccccccaaaaaaaagtaggggtgtggatcagaaaaccagtcagtaaccAGTCAGTtttccaccatttgcctcatgcagcgtgacacatctcctttgcatggagttgatcaggctgttgattgtgacctgtggaatattgtcccactcctcttcaaaggCAGGGTGAatatgctggatattggcgggaactgaaacacgctgtcgtacatgtcaatccagagaatcctaaacatgctcaatgggtgacatgtctggtgagtatgcagaccatggtagaactgggacattttcagcttccaggaattgtgtacagctcCTTaggacatggggccatgcattatcatgctgaaacatgaggcgatggtggtggatgaatggcacgacaatgggcctcaagatctcgtccacggtatctctgtgcattcaaattgccatcgataaaatgcaattgtgttcgttgtccgtagcttatgcctgcacgtaccataaccccaccgccaccatggggcactctgttcacaacgttgacatcagcaaaccactcgtccACACgacgccatctgcccggtacagttgaaactgagattcatccatgaagagcacgcTTCTCTAGCATGCCAGtgaccatcaaaggtgagcattttcccaatGAAGTTggttacaacgccgaactgcagtcaggtcaagaccctggtgaggatgacgagcacgtagatcagcttccctgagacggtttctgacagtttgtgcagaaattattcggttgtgcaaacccacagtttcatcagctgtccgggtggctggtctcagacgatcctgcaacttgaggcatctgtggcattgtgttgtgtgacaaaatcgcaaattttagaatggccttttattgtccccagcacaaggtacacctgtgtaataatcatgctgtttaatcagcttcttgatatgccacacctgtcaggcggATGGATTATTtttgtaaaggagaaatgcttactaacaggcaTGTAAAAattgtgcaccaaatttgagagaaataagctttttgtgcgtatggaacatttctgggatttcaGCTCATGGGGACCAGCACTTGACATGTtgtgttgatatttttgttcagtgtgtctaTACCTGTCTTAACCACTTCAATCTCCACATGAGCCTAGAGGATAGGGGGAAATTTGGGATCGGGTCTGGGAGCAGTAGATGCTCTCACTTTTAGGAGCCCCATGAAATGAGTCATTTAGGTATTGAAGCAGAGAAAATCCCACAGGGGGAGACAAGAAAGTGTTGGGAGAGaaatgtgtagagagagagagagagacagagggaaagctAGCTACATTGTTTTCTCAGTCTTTCAGCCAGTAACACAAGAACTTAATTCTTCAGTGCAAGACAAGAGTCACTTACTTAAAATGGCTGAATGGGAAAGCATGCAGACGTAACACATTTACAACACATGCACGGAATGTACTTGCACACTGACTTAGAAATACTCATCAGCTCATAGCATAATGAAACcactaatgcacacacacacacacgcacacacgcacacacgcacacgcacacacacacacacacacacacacacacacacacacacacacacacacacacacacacacacacacacacacacacacacacacacacacacaatgaactgTCACTTCAAATGACACAAATGTCACAGACTATTATACTGAGCATTCACACATAACCACTAAGCCCACACACCCAAAAACCATACAAGAACATATTACAACCACACACTGTAGGTTCCCTAAATGCACGAGTATAGAGACTAGGTGAACCAAATCCCTCAGAAACGGCAAGTCTCTCTGACGAGTGAACGTGAGTGCCTACACCTTGCTCTTTTCCTGTAAAATAGCTCGGATTTCATTCAAATTCAAGGGGACAGCCCCTTGTCAGTCCATTTTAGGGAAGTGCTCATCTGTCTGTGATCCAGCCACTGGAAATGAGGAAGTGTTGGCTTTTGATATCCACTGCTCCTATTGGATGTTGTGTCACGTGACCCTTAGTGAAGGTCAAAGTGCACCTACCAGTACATTGTAAGTTGGAAATTCCAATGTGAACAGGCATTTGGGGGGTTGGGTGGGGTTCCTCACTACATGTTTTGTTGGAGCTTGAATGAATGAGGTTTAGCATGAGCTGTTAAGATTACATAAAAGTCAGGCTCACTGAAGGTGACAGAGAGTAGTTAACTCGTGACTCGTTGTCATCACTGTGGCCAAGAGACTGTCATCACTGTGGCCATAcatggctggtggcaccttaattggggacgacaggctcataataatggctggaatggagtgacgtgtttgatactattccattcaatccattccagccattattatgagccgtcacCCCCTCACCAGCCCCCTGTGCTGTCAATGGTTCCAATTATTATTTCATGTTGTGCATTTGGTTGTTTCAATGAACCTTTTGTGGTTGCTTGTTTAATCTATTGAGGAGGGAGCCTTATTGAGCCGGGTTTCGTAACCCTTGACCTAATCTGTTACTTATAACAGTGATGGCATGGTGTGAGCAAATGAAACAACACAATGCCCAAACACCCCACATGATCCCTTCTGCCCTCTTTcactctcctgtgtggatttgaGATGACTGGGTTGATGTAAAAGCAATAGTTCCACCTTTCATGATTTTTTTGAAAGCAACTCTCTGGAATGAAATGAAGACCCAGTCTGGGGCCCCCAGATCTAAGATCCGTGAAGGACAGTGAAATGAAGGCATTTTTTCCCCCTCCCCCTTTCACATTTGCTCAATTCAATTCCAAATTGACCACTAGCCGCTACCCTTAGGGGCTTTGTGTAGATCTAAAAGGATTGGAAAGGTGAAAGCAACATGGTGAACATTCGACCTAATGTATATATATCAGTGGTCCACCTTGAGAATATGAATATACCTACTCAATCCTTTCTACAGGAAATGCATAAGGATATAGGGTTATACGGGTCAGTGTGGAATTTagccattctctctcccccttcctcccttttTCTGTCTGTCCGCTCCCTCTTTTCTAAGGTCGTAACTttatcatactctctctctcccccctccctccctctctccctctctttctctctctctcagtcctccgaGTGGTGTGAACCTGCAGGTGTGTTTTGTCAATGACAGCAGCAGTGACAAGGACAGCGATGCCGAGGACAGTAAGACAGAGACCAGCCTGGATACGCCGCTGTCACCCGTGGTACACGCTATagatgtaaatgtgtgtgtgtgtgagtttgtgtgtgatcTCCCCATTCGTTCACACAAGCGATACATTTGAACTTGACTTAACGGGATAAAAATAAGCATATTGActgtggaatgtgtgtgtgtgagcatactCTTACACCAATGTGCTTGTGTGGATGATGACTTCGAAGTATGTATGTATAGGTGACGTGCGTGATCATACGTTACCATCTCTGATTCTGTATAATGACTCTGGGGTGCATGTGTGTTTATCCAGAGTAAGCAGAGTTCGTCGCTGTCGGACCGGGACACGGGCGAGGAGGACTCGGAACCCCTAGAGGACTGTGGCTTCTGGCGGGTGCAGCGGCGGCTCCAGGAGGAGGCCAGGGTGGCGCTGGCATTGGCTCGCCCCATGGCCCGCATGCAAGTGGAGGTAGAGCGACAGATCCAGCTCCACCGCCGCTCGCCCGTCGCCGacctggtcagtgtgtgtgtgtgtgtgtgtgtgttgtagactcgTCATTTCTGATAAGTTGACTTGGCTGGAGAGTGAGGAGACTTTGAGGCCATGGTGTGATCGAAGTAACACATTTTAGACAGAATTATTCTGGGGACATGCATTACAGTTGCAAGATGCGAAAGCAAGTTACATCTTAGATGCAAGGGAATTGTACAAAATGAATAGCATTACATTTCCGTTTACAGTTTGACGTCAAAAGCAGTGGCTAAAAAGCCCTAATGGCGAAGAAGCAAATTCTTCTTTTGAGTCTCAAGATTACATAGTCATTCTGAATTACGTATACATGCACCAATACAGACGTTGGTTAATATGAAACTCCCACGTGAAAAAAATCCCACA encodes:
- the LOC106568927 gene encoding schwannomin-interacting protein 1 isoform X1, producing the protein MVHQEKRVYQAQRNDRESIRQKLALGSFYDDEEPVIYNSCGKNGLPARPPSGVNLQVCFVNDSSSDKDSDAEDSKTETSLDTPLSPVVHAIDSKQSSSLSDRDTGEEDSEPLEDCGFWRVQRRLQEEARVALALARPMARMQVEVERQIQLHRRSPVADLLPHLPHISEGLMKRSLRRGDMRDMSLGQLQVITNDLHSQIQSLNEELVQLLLMRDELHVEQDAMLVDVEDLTRHAQSQQRHLAEKTLSK
- the LOC106568927 gene encoding schwannomin-interacting protein 1 isoform X2 translates to MVHQEKRVYQAQRNDRESIRQKLALGSFYDDEEPVIYNSCGKNGLPARPPSGVNLQVCFVNDSSSDKDSDAEDSKTETSLDTPLSPVSKQSSSLSDRDTGEEDSEPLEDCGFWRVQRRLQEEARVALALARPMARMQVEVERQIQLHRRSPVADLLPHLPHISEGLMKRSLRRGDMRDMSLGQLQVITNDLHSQIQSLNEELVQLLLMRDELHVEQDAMLVDVEDLTRHAQSQQRHLAEKTLSK